The Hyphomicrobium sp. MC1 genome window below encodes:
- the efeO gene encoding iron uptake system protein EfeO, whose product MSAPETRQGKPKAPSSGIMYLGVAGATVLVLVAGAAFYVATKQTRHDNVAAVSVAVTSKACEPNSLSVPAGERTFEISNKSERPVEWEVLDGVMVLAERENIAPGFKQTLKVRLAPGTYEVTCGLLSNPRGTLHVTPSQEANAEPPKATMRALLGPMGEYKFYLGRQSSAALRDAQELADAIKTGDLAKAQSLYIIARQPYKRIEPVVHRFADLQNTIDPVADYFEKRENDPAFVGYHRIERGLFVTKSLDGLSPIADRLVADLTTLNERLKAMKMTPGILIDSAGNFTTQLSRDRLPAKNDSIAETDMTDLEANLDGIDKIVGLLRPVVKPVNPDLAHKIDATLTATKDEVAKQKSDAATASSTSASPGQRKELTAAFTNLADALNELPSAIGMNSNGT is encoded by the coding sequence ATGTCCGCGCCTGAGACCCGCCAAGGAAAGCCGAAAGCCCCATCGTCCGGCATTATGTATCTTGGTGTTGCCGGGGCGACGGTTCTCGTACTCGTCGCGGGTGCTGCGTTTTACGTGGCGACCAAGCAAACCCGCCACGATAACGTCGCTGCCGTGTCCGTTGCCGTGACGTCGAAAGCATGTGAGCCCAATTCGCTTTCGGTTCCCGCCGGCGAGCGAACGTTCGAGATTTCAAACAAGTCGGAACGTCCCGTCGAATGGGAAGTCCTTGACGGCGTGATGGTCCTGGCAGAGCGGGAAAACATTGCGCCGGGCTTCAAGCAGACGCTGAAAGTGCGTCTTGCCCCGGGCACCTACGAAGTCACCTGCGGACTACTGTCGAACCCGCGTGGGACTTTGCATGTCACCCCATCGCAGGAAGCGAACGCCGAGCCTCCGAAGGCGACGATGCGCGCGCTTCTTGGGCCGATGGGCGAGTATAAATTTTACCTCGGCCGTCAGAGTTCGGCGGCATTGCGCGATGCCCAGGAACTTGCCGACGCCATCAAGACCGGCGACCTCGCCAAGGCCCAGTCTCTCTATATCATAGCGCGGCAGCCCTATAAGCGCATCGAACCGGTCGTGCATCGCTTTGCGGATTTGCAGAATACGATCGACCCGGTCGCAGACTATTTCGAGAAGCGCGAGAACGATCCGGCATTCGTTGGATATCATCGCATCGAACGCGGGCTCTTCGTCACGAAAAGCCTGGATGGTCTTAGCCCCATTGCCGACCGTCTCGTCGCCGATCTCACGACGCTCAATGAGCGTCTGAAGGCGATGAAAATGACGCCGGGCATTCTCATCGATAGCGCGGGCAATTTCACCACGCAGCTATCGCGTGATCGCCTGCCCGCGAAAAACGACAGCATTGCCGAAACCGACATGACCGATCTCGAAGCCAACCTTGATGGCATCGACAAGATCGTCGGTTTGCTTCGGCCGGTTGTGAAGCCGGTCAATCCGGACCTCGCTCACAAGATCGACGCTACTTTGACCGCCACGAAAGACGAAGTCGCCAAACAGAAGAGCGACGCCGCGACGGCCTCTTCGACGTCTGCCAGCCCGGGTCAACGCAAGGAGCTGACGGCGGCTTTCACAAACCTCGCGGACGCACTCAATGAGTTACCGTCCGCTATTGGGATGAATTCCAATGGTACATGA
- a CDS encoding metal ABC transporter ATP-binding protein, which translates to MRQPLIKLRDVTVAYARHPALHHVSGTFDEGSMTAITGPNGAGKSTLLKAIMGELPLAEGAIERPGLAACDFGYLPQAAEIDRQFPMSVADTVMLGAWHRSGSFRRVDSDATEKARKALTAVGLDGFGGRIIGSLSAGQFQRVLFARLLLQDAKIIVLDEPFTAIDARTTRDLLDIVCRWHKEGRTIIAVLHDFDQVRAHFPDTLLLAREAIGWGPTSVAMSSRNLLRARAMAESWDEGAEVCEKDTAAA; encoded by the coding sequence ATGAGGCAACCATTGATCAAGCTTCGAGACGTGACGGTGGCCTATGCGCGTCACCCGGCGCTCCATCATGTATCGGGAACGTTCGACGAAGGCAGTATGACGGCTATCACCGGCCCTAACGGCGCGGGTAAGTCGACACTGTTAAAGGCGATCATGGGTGAGCTGCCTCTAGCAGAAGGCGCCATCGAGCGGCCGGGTCTCGCAGCATGCGATTTCGGGTATCTGCCGCAAGCCGCCGAGATCGACCGGCAATTTCCGATGTCTGTCGCCGACACGGTGATGCTCGGCGCTTGGCACCGAAGCGGTTCATTCCGACGCGTCGATTCCGATGCGACGGAGAAAGCACGAAAAGCGTTGACGGCTGTTGGCTTGGACGGCTTTGGCGGCCGCATCATAGGCTCGCTCTCGGCAGGGCAATTCCAGCGCGTGTTGTTCGCGCGGCTATTGCTTCAGGATGCGAAGATCATCGTTCTCGATGAACCGTTTACTGCGATCGACGCACGCACCACGCGCGACCTCTTGGATATCGTCTGCCGCTGGCACAAGGAGGGACGGACGATCATCGCCGTCTTGCACGATTTCGATCAGGTCCGCGCCCACTTTCCCGACACTCTTCTTCTCGCCCGCGAGGCCATCGGGTGGGGGCCTACAAGCGTCGCGATGTCGTCGCGGAACCTGCTGCGCGCCCGAGCGATGGCGGAAAGCTGGGACGAAGGCGCTGAGGTTTGCGAGAAGGATACGGCCGCCGCATGA
- the efeU gene encoding iron uptake transporter permease EfeU, producing MLAPFLIMLREGIEAALITGIVATYLAQTGRSEWMPAVWMGVLLAVAVSLFAGAALLFVSAEFPQKAQELFEAIVGFIAVAVLISMVFWMRKAARSIKSELQHSVEAAFHSSHGGTWGLIGLVFFAVAREGLESIFFLLAIFQQSNGLEAPLGALAGIAAAVVVGLIIYVGGVRLDLRRFFQWTGVFIIFVAAGILSSSVGALHEAGLWNGLQQPAYDMSAVLPISSVLGTILSGVFSYQENPTVGEVIVYLGFLAIVLYLYLRPVRPGSVSVEAYQGNNKNVRA from the coding sequence GTGCTCGCTCCGTTTCTGATCATGCTTCGCGAAGGCATCGAAGCAGCGCTCATCACCGGTATCGTTGCAACCTATCTCGCTCAGACGGGGCGATCCGAATGGATGCCTGCGGTGTGGATGGGTGTGCTGCTGGCTGTAGCCGTCTCTCTTTTCGCCGGTGCCGCGCTTCTATTCGTCAGCGCCGAGTTTCCCCAGAAGGCGCAAGAGCTGTTCGAGGCGATCGTTGGCTTCATTGCTGTCGCGGTGCTGATCTCGATGGTGTTCTGGATGCGCAAGGCCGCACGCTCTATCAAGAGCGAGCTGCAGCATTCCGTCGAAGCGGCCTTTCATTCGTCGCACGGTGGGACGTGGGGGCTCATTGGTCTTGTATTCTTCGCAGTCGCTCGCGAAGGGCTCGAGTCGATCTTTTTTCTGCTTGCGATCTTTCAGCAGAGCAACGGCCTGGAAGCTCCGCTTGGCGCTCTTGCGGGTATCGCGGCCGCTGTTGTCGTCGGCTTGATCATCTATGTCGGCGGCGTTCGGCTCGATCTCCGTCGCTTCTTCCAATGGACTGGCGTCTTCATCATTTTCGTCGCCGCCGGCATCCTCTCTTCATCGGTCGGCGCCTTGCATGAAGCCGGACTTTGGAACGGCCTGCAGCAGCCCGCCTACGATATGAGCGCGGTCTTGCCGATCTCGAGTGTCCTCGGAACCATTCTTTCCGGCGTCTTCAGCTATCAGGAAAATCCGACAGTCGGCGAGGTCATCGTCTACCTCGGGTTCCTGGCGATCGTTCTCTATCTCTATTTGCGGCCTGTTCGTCCGGGCAGCGTCTCAGTCGAAGCATACCAGGGTAACAATAAAAATGTCCGCGCCTGA
- the efeB gene encoding iron uptake transporter deferrochelatase/peroxidase subunit, protein MVHDQKSPTDQHRSVSTDRRKILLGLGVAAGGALTSGLAVQEARANDKQVTDAPESHRTDVEQRVPFYGLHQAGVVTPRPANGMLVSLDVITDTPADFEKMMRKLTERIVFLTQGGTPPELDPKLPPADSGILGPEIQPDNLTITVGLGNSMFETRPWLKRLKPRHLQQMTQFKNDALDAELCHGDLSLQFCSNTADTNIHALRDILKNMPEYLVPRWKQEGSVPTVLPEADGSIPSARNFLGFRDGSANPNSNDKPMMDEIVWVGQGHDEPEWAVGGTYQAVRIIRNFVERWDRTPLGEQQRIFGRKKMSGAPMDGVKETDVPNYTKDPDGKITRLDAHIRLANPRTSETRKNLILRRPFNYSNGITKNGQLDQGLLFIAYQSDLEKGFIAVQSRLDGEPLEEYIKPIGGGYFFVLPGAREAGDYLGRKLAEAATADPSTRS, encoded by the coding sequence ATGGTACATGATCAAAAAAGCCCGACTGATCAGCACAGATCCGTAAGCACCGACCGCCGGAAAATTCTGCTCGGTCTCGGTGTTGCTGCTGGCGGCGCGTTGACATCAGGCCTCGCCGTTCAGGAAGCGCGCGCGAACGACAAGCAGGTGACTGACGCGCCCGAAAGTCATCGCACAGACGTCGAGCAGAGAGTTCCGTTCTACGGCCTCCACCAGGCTGGCGTTGTCACGCCGCGGCCGGCCAATGGCATGTTGGTTTCACTCGACGTGATCACCGATACTCCTGCCGACTTCGAGAAAATGATGCGTAAGCTGACCGAACGCATCGTGTTTCTGACGCAGGGTGGCACCCCACCGGAATTAGACCCCAAACTGCCGCCGGCCGATTCAGGCATTCTTGGTCCTGAAATTCAGCCCGACAATTTGACGATCACGGTCGGCCTAGGCAACTCAATGTTCGAGACGCGCCCCTGGCTCAAACGCCTGAAGCCGCGTCATCTCCAGCAGATGACTCAATTCAAGAATGATGCTCTCGACGCTGAGCTGTGCCACGGCGATCTCTCACTGCAGTTCTGCTCGAACACGGCCGATACGAACATTCATGCGCTGCGCGACATTCTGAAAAACATGCCCGAATACCTCGTTCCGCGCTGGAAGCAGGAAGGTAGCGTTCCAACTGTACTGCCCGAAGCGGATGGATCGATACCGAGCGCACGCAACTTCTTGGGTTTCCGGGACGGCTCGGCCAACCCGAATTCCAATGACAAGCCGATGATGGACGAGATCGTCTGGGTCGGCCAAGGTCACGATGAGCCTGAGTGGGCTGTCGGCGGCACGTATCAGGCCGTCCGCATCATCCGTAACTTCGTGGAACGCTGGGATCGCACCCCACTTGGCGAGCAACAGCGCATCTTCGGTCGCAAGAAGATGTCCGGTGCGCCGATGGATGGTGTCAAGGAGACCGACGTCCCCAATTACACGAAAGATCCGGATGGAAAAATCACGCGCCTTGATGCGCACATCCGGCTTGCCAATCCACGAACTTCCGAAACGCGAAAGAACCTTATACTACGCCGGCCGTTCAACTATTCGAACGGCATCACCAAGAACGGCCAGCTCGACCAGGGGCTGCTGTTCATTGCCTACCAATCAGACCTCGAAAAGGGGTTCATTGCCGTGCAGTCGCGGCTCGATGGCGAGCCGTTAGAGGAATACATCAAGCCAATCGGTGGCGGTTATTTCTTCGTTCTTCCAGGGGCGCGGGAAGCTGGCGACTATCTGGGCCGAAAGTTGGCCGAGGCCGCGACGGCGGATCCGTCGACACGTTCCTAG